The region TAGTGTTTCCAAAAACACGCTAATTGCTTTTTTATTGTATGAATGCCCCAACAATATCGGGCAGTTAAAAAGTGATATAAAATTAAGCTGTGCCCGTGCTTTTCTGGAGTATGTGGGCAGCCGGGAAAAGACACTGACAGTGTGCAGTGAGGACTTATCCGAATATATCCGGCGGGGCTTTGTGAATTATAAGGTCCATCGCCAGGATATTGAACAGATTGGAATTACCGATAGCCTGATCTTTTTTCCGGGGGCTGGGGAAAATCAGACTGTCCGGAACGAGCCGACAGGTATCTATGAGGTGTTGGAGCAGAAATTCAATACACTCAAGGCAAAGGGCTTAAGCGAGCAGGACATTCAACTGATTATGAGTCTGGAGATTGATGTCTACGTTAAGCAGTACATGAGCAAATTCCGGAAAAATAATCTGGAGGAATTATATAAAATAGTTGACCGCAAGGTGGTTGGCATGACTCAGGAATTTCTGCAGTATGTGCAAGCCGAAACGGGTAAGCCGCTTGAGGAAAAAGTGCTTTTCGGCATGTCAATTCATATTGCCAATGCTCTGGAGCGCATCAGAGACGGCAAGGAGATCGTCAATCCTCATGTAAGAGAAATCGAGCGCTCTTATCCGAAAGAATTCGCCTTGGCACAACATTTTGCCAAACTGGCGGAACGGGAATTTTCCGTAATTATACCTAACGATGAACTCGGCTTTATTACTATGTTCTTGGTGTTGGATGATCCTCTGCGGCAGGCTGCGCCGGGCAGGGTGGGCGTTATTGTCGCTATGCATGGCAACAGCACGGCTACCTCGATGGCGGAGGTGGTCAACCGACTATTGGGCGAGAAGCACGCGGTGGGCTATGACATGCCTCTGGAGCAGAAAACGGAGATGGCCTTAGAGGAGATTATCTGCCTGGTTAAGGAACAGGACAAGGGCCAAGGGGTCCTGCTCCTGGTCGATATGGGCTCGCTGGTTATGTTTGGTGATATCATTTACGAACGGACAGGCATTGTCATTAAGACGGTAGAAATGGTAACGACGCCGCTGGTACTGGAAGCGGCACGCAAGGCGCTGCTGATGACTTCACTGGAAGAGATATATTATTCCCTGACCAATATCAGTCCCTATTTGGGGCGGATGTACTGGAACAGCGTGGAATTTCCTCACCGGCTTAATGAGGACGTGATTGTTACGGCCTGCATTACCGGACGGGGAACGGCTATTAAGTTGAAAAATATATTAAAAAAGAGTCTGGCTGAGTATGACCGGCCCGTCGACATTCTACCCATCGAAATCGGAAGTATGGAGGATTATTTACGCAAGTTAACTAAAATCAGTCAGGAGAAAAACCTGTTGGCTGTGGTAAGCAGCATCAGGCCGCAAAATGCGTCGATACCCTACTTGTCGACCAAGGAACTGCTGGAGGGGAAAATCGGTACTATCTTCCGGGGTATGAAGCCGTCTGCGGTTACCGTACCGGTGCTGGATAACATACAATTTATGGTGGAAGTAATCAACGAACATCTTAGTATTGACGGAGCGGCTTTTATTCAGGCCTATGAGTTTTTTGTAAGAAGGCTGGCGGAGAATGCTTTGCTTCTGCCTGAGGATGCCGATATCGGGTTAATCTTACATTTAGCTTGTACGATTGAGCGCTTGTTGCGCGGGGGAGTGCTTGACGGAGGAAAGCACAGCGGGCTGGATATGGCGGCCTATGGCGAGAGCCTGAGGGTGGTTGAGCAGGCGTTGGGCGTAATGGAAGAGGCTTTTGCTGTGAAACTGCCTGTCCAGGAATGCCGAAATATTGTTAAACTAATTTATCTGATTTAGCAGAAAGGTATTACATTATGTCCACTTGGAGTTTTCTCTGTATGGTGGCTCGTGCCTTGTCTGCCTTAATTCAGTGAATACGGGCGGTCTATTTTCCGCACCGCTTCGTTGTCGTCAGTCAGCATACTAACGGTATGACTCTTTCCTTCATCTCGTACTGCGAAACATAGTCTCGCCGTTCTCCTGCTGTTTTAAGACAATAAAACAATACACATTGCAATA is a window of Propionispora hippei DSM 15287 DNA encoding:
- a CDS encoding sigma-54-dependent transcriptional regulator; amino-acid sequence: MKRLDTVYQFVVEQCDEQCRQKGTVAGVATEVVAQTLAIQRSNASSDLNALVKLNKLEKVEGKPVLYKTREALHQEHAAEVTGTVLDQIIGAEQSLKKPLQQAKAAVMYPPFGLHMLLLGETGVGKSMFAGAIFQYAQDTGRLSSHAPFVIFNCADYAHNPQLLLSQLFGVKKGSYTGAERDTAGLVEKADTGILFLDEVHRLPPEGQEMLFYLIDKGAYRALGEAVEERRVKVLIICATTENAESSLLRTFMRRIPMLITLPSIRERTMEERWRLIQSFFKNEAQALQLPVSVSKNTLIAFLLYECPNNIGQLKSDIKLSCARAFLEYVGSREKTLTVCSEDLSEYIRRGFVNYKVHRQDIEQIGITDSLIFFPGAGENQTVRNEPTGIYEVLEQKFNTLKAKGLSEQDIQLIMSLEIDVYVKQYMSKFRKNNLEELYKIVDRKVVGMTQEFLQYVQAETGKPLEEKVLFGMSIHIANALERIRDGKEIVNPHVREIERSYPKEFALAQHFAKLAEREFSVIIPNDELGFITMFLVLDDPLRQAAPGRVGVIVAMHGNSTATSMAEVVNRLLGEKHAVGYDMPLEQKTEMALEEIICLVKEQDKGQGVLLLVDMGSLVMFGDIIYERTGIVIKTVEMVTTPLVLEAARKALLMTSLEEIYYSLTNISPYLGRMYWNSVEFPHRLNEDVIVTACITGRGTAIKLKNILKKSLAEYDRPVDILPIEIGSMEDYLRKLTKISQEKNLLAVVSSIRPQNASIPYLSTKELLEGKIGTIFRGMKPSAVTVPVLDNIQFMVEVINEHLSIDGAAFIQAYEFFVRRLAENALLLPEDADIGLILHLACTIERLLRGGVLDGGKHSGLDMAAYGESLRVVEQALGVMEEAFAVKLPVQECRNIVKLIYLI